GATTTTCCTCTTCCAACTGGCGAAACTCAGTGTTGAAAATGATGTCGTTGGTGGTACGAACGCTATACAGAATCGTTATCTTTGTTTCCAGCTTGCGCTTTGTTGCGTCGCGAACAAATCCGCGAAAAGGCGTCACACCGGAACCACCGGCAATGCAGATCAAATGCTTATTTGGTTCGAACACCGGCAAAAACCTCCCGGTTGGCGGGATCACAACCATTCTATCTCCCACCTTGGCCCAATCGACGATTCGTGTTCCCATTTTTCCATCACGTTTTACCGTAACTTCAAAAAAACCCCGGTCGAGTGCACAGGACGACAATGAATAGGCCCGCTTATAGTTGGGCGTATCCGGCCAATACACGGTGATGAATTGGCCCGTCTTAAATTCAATGTCATAGCCTTCAGGCCACTTAAATTTCACCGTTTTCGTATCAGGCAGCTCCATCGTGGCTGCGTCGATTAACATTTCGGCAATTACTTTAGCCATAGGTATCCGTAGATTCGTGTCAGACATTAAGAAGGAAACCTGAAGACTGGGAAGCTTGCACCAAAAAAATGAGACAAAATGTCTTCATTCATCCGTTTCACTGCCTTGAGTTTTCCTTACTCACACTATAAATTGCAGCCGAACGAGGTGCCAACCCGAACTTTAGGCTTCCCTGTATGACTTGCAAATCGTGCACTTACCAATCCTGTTTTCCAGTTTACTTCACTCTCGAAGACTCAAATTATCACTCTTTTATCAGGAAAGCTCGGTGCATTTATTGATTCCAATCAAAACCGCTCCCTTTGCTGTCTTCTGGCATGAACATCAGAGAAGAGCAATGCTGCTGAGAATGGCACCAGTCTGAAAATACGGACGCCGCCGTCCGAGCGCTCCCCAGGTGCGATTACTCATGCGCCCGATCTGTGTTTTTGGGTTCACCGGTGTCCACAGATGTTTCGGAGGACATGGTATCACCTCAACATTTTGAGAGCTCAGGCAAATTTATTCCTGCAGGAATAAAGCTACGGTGACAAATCCTAAAGGGCAGTATTAAATTGCCCGTATGAGCAAGTTCAACGGGGCTACGGTTAAGTCCATCGGCCAACTGCAGGTTCGGGATATCGGTTCGCAAGCTGCATTGGTCCAATCGTCCCGTGATACCGTTCAAATTACTGCTTTGGCACCAGATTTATTTCGTTTACGAATTGCACGGGCAAGGAGCTTTTCTGAGCGTCCTTCCTGGGCTGTGAGCAA
This genomic stretch from Pedosphaera parvula Ellin514 harbors:
- a CDS encoding ferredoxin--NADP reductase, yielding MAKVIAEMLIDAATMELPDTKTVKFKWPEGYDIEFKTGQFITVYWPDTPNYKRAYSLSSCALDRGFFEVTVKRDGKMGTRIVDWAKVGDRMVVIPPTGRFLPVFEPNKHLICIAGGSGVTPFRGFVRDATKRKLETKITILYSVRTTNDIIFNTEFRQLEEENPNFKFHVTCTRLPENDPWSGRRGRIDVNWVKENIKDLANTVFYACGPTELVENTERMVVHDMGVPKAQMLLEKWG